A genomic segment from Patescibacteria group bacterium encodes:
- a CDS encoding glutamate--tRNA ligase, whose amino-acid sequence MVKVRFAPSPTGYLHIGGFRTYLYNWLYAKKNKGKLILRIEDTDRERYIPGADKKLIKILKKMGLKWDKGPYYQSTRVETYRKIAYQLIDKNKAYYCFCSKNDLDEMRAKQIAVKQAPKYDRRCKHLTQAEIDIKLKRGDQYVIRLKVPEQGSIEFKDKIRGKVKFDLKHVDDPILLKSDKWPTYHLANVIDDHLMGITHVIRGEEWLSSTPKHILVYKALAWNIPIFAHMPLILNTDRSKLSKREASVSVEDYLKKGYLKNSLINFLVLLGWNPNNDKEILSLKQIINNFFLKDIQKAGAIFDLKKLNWMNGHYIRKMKLKKLTTKCIPYLIEDELIVKYKQKYRIKATGKLINFKRIKKIVKLEQDRIKHLNEIGDLSKFFFVDNLKYDLEMLLWKKMDINDVAINLKQIKQDLSSIPKILFTAKKIRKVLKKRTANCSSLGEFFWPLRVALTKQKQSPPPEQIAEIFGKEKVLNILNQILIKIKNNEK is encoded by the coding sequence ATGGTCAAAGTACGTTTTGCTCCTAGCCCAACAGGCTATTTACATATAGGAGGATTTAGGACTTATCTTTATAATTGGCTTTATGCTAAAAAAAATAAAGGTAAGTTAATTTTGCGTATAGAGGATACAGACAGAGAGAGATACATCCCAGGGGCTGACAAAAAATTAATTAAAATTTTAAAAAAAATGGGACTAAAATGGGATAAAGGGCCTTATTATCAGTCAACTAGGGTCGAGACATATAGAAAAATAGCTTACCAGTTAATAGATAAAAATAAAGCATATTATTGTTTTTGTTCAAAAAATGACCTGGATGAAATGAGAGCCAAACAAATTGCTGTGAAGCAAGCTCCAAAATATGACCGTCGATGTAAACACCTAACCCAAGCAGAAATAGATATAAAATTAAAAAGAGGAGACCAATATGTTATTAGATTAAAAGTACCCGAGCAGGGGAGTATTGAATTCAAAGACAAAATTAGAGGTAAGGTTAAATTTGATTTAAAACACGTTGATGACCCTATTTTATTAAAATCTGACAAATGGCCGACTTATCATCTAGCAAATGTAATAGATGACCATTTAATGGGGATTACGCATGTTATTAGAGGAGAAGAGTGGTTGTCATCAACTCCAAAGCATATTCTGGTTTATAAAGCATTGGCATGGAATATTCCAATATTTGCTCACATGCCTCTTATTCTTAATACTGATCGTTCAAAATTATCAAAAAGAGAAGCAAGCGTATCTGTTGAAGATTATTTGAAAAAAGGATATTTAAAAAACTCTTTAATTAATTTTTTAGTATTACTTGGATGGAACCCCAATAATGACAAAGAAATATTGAGTTTAAAACAAATAATTAATAATTTTTTCTTAAAAGATATTCAAAAAGCAGGCGCTATTTTTGATTTAAAAAAACTTAATTGGATGAATGGTCATTATATTAGAAAAATGAAATTAAAAAAATTAACAACCAAATGTATTCCTTATTTGATTGAAGATGAATTAATAGTCAAATACAAACAAAAATATAGGATAAAAGCTACAGGCAAATTAATAAATTTTAAAAGGATAAAAAAAATTGTAAAATTAGAGCAAGACAGGATTAAGCATTTAAATGAAATAGGGGATTTAAGTAAATTCTTTTTTGTTGATAACTTAAAATATGATTTAGAAATGCTTTTATGGAAAAAAATGGATATCAATGATGTAGCGATTAATTTGAAACAAATTAAGCAAGATTTATCAAGCATTCCTAAAATATTGTTTACTGCTAAAAAAATCAGGAAAGTTTTAAAAAAAAGGACAGCTAATTGTTCAAGTTTAGGAGAATTTTTTTGGCCTCTTAGAGTAGCTTTAACCAAGCAAAAACAATCTCCTCCACCAGAACAAATTGCTGAAATTTTTGGCAAAGAAAAAGTATTAAATATACTCAATCAAATTTTAATTAAAATAAAAAATAATGAAAAATAA
- a CDS encoding peptidoglycan DD-metalloendopeptidase family protein, whose amino-acid sequence MKNNKKIIFIFILIIIFSPIKNRNIFASNSFSEEIEEIQKQIKAKEQKINDLKNQKEFYQDKIDIKRDESVTLKNQIDILKIQIFKSNTEIQQQEVKIDSKNLSIKNIQYNIEDNKKEIINIKASLSNILQTINSADEQSFVEIILFNDSISAIFNSIRYLNSLQSKTNHFLKQIKFVKQGLEIQEKNLRVELNDLIDMDAELINKKSRLSSTEQTKKNILAETQGAEWKFQSLLAEILAENKQIENEIASMEREIRAKLAKEESGETLMEPAGIIIFSWPVTNRGITSRFHDPDYPYRNWIGEHSGLDLRASQGTLIRAPASGYVAKTRNAGLGYSYLLLVHNDDFSTLYGHVSEFLVEEGEYIKRGQGVARTGGMPGTYGAGRFSTGPHLHFEVRLNGMPVNPEDYLL is encoded by the coding sequence ATGAAAAATAATAAAAAAATAATTTTTATTTTTATACTAATTATAATTTTTTCCCCTATTAAAAATAGAAATATTTTTGCTTCTAATTCTTTTTCAGAAGAAATAGAAGAAATTCAAAAACAGATAAAAGCAAAGGAGCAAAAAATAAATGATTTAAAAAATCAGAAAGAATTTTATCAAGATAAAATTGATATAAAAAGAGATGAGTCAGTAACCTTAAAAAATCAAATTGATATTTTAAAAATACAAATATTTAAAAGTAATACAGAAATACAACAACAAGAAGTCAAAATTGATTCAAAAAATTTATCAATAAAAAACATTCAATATAATATTGAAGATAATAAAAAAGAAATAATAAATATTAAAGCAAGTTTATCAAATATCCTACAAACAATTAATTCTGCTGACGAGCAAAGCTTTGTAGAAATTATCTTATTTAATGACTCAATATCAGCCATTTTTAATAGTATTAGATATTTAAATTCGCTTCAATCAAAAACAAATCATTTTTTAAAACAAATAAAATTTGTCAAACAAGGACTTGAAATTCAAGAAAAGAATCTTAGAGTTGAATTAAATGACTTGATTGACATGGATGCTGAATTGATAAATAAAAAATCTCGACTAAGTTCAACCGAGCAGACAAAAAAAAATATATTAGCAGAAACACAAGGAGCAGAATGGAAGTTCCAAAGCTTATTAGCAGAGATTTTAGCTGAAAACAAACAAATTGAAAATGAAATAGCTAGCATGGAAAGAGAGATTAGGGCCAAACTAGCAAAAGAAGAGTCAGGAGAAACTTTGATGGAACCAGCTGGTATTATTATTTTTTCATGGCCTGTAACAAATAGGGGAATTACATCTAGATTTCATGACCCTGATTATCCTTATAGAAATTGGATAGGAGAACACTCGGGGCTAGATTTAAGAGCAAGTCAGGGAACACTTATTAGAGCCCCTGCCTCTGGATATGTGGCTAAAACACGTAATGCGGGGCTTGGATATAGTTATTTATTGCTTGTTCATAATGATGATTTTTCAACTTTATATGGACATGTGAGTGAGTTTTTAGTGGAAGAAGGGGAATACATAAAAAGAGGGCAGGGGGTAGCTAGAACAGGCGGGATGCCTGGAACATATGGGGCTGGTCGGTTTTCCACTGGACCACATTTACATTTTGAGGTAAGATTAAATGGCATGCCAGTTAATCCAGAAGATTATTTATTATAA
- a CDS encoding glycosyltransferase: MISIIITTCREEGTLLKAIDEILRSRLDKNYKIEILVIGPDKQTAKIVTKLSQRYKYIKYLKDKAEGKPAALNLAFKKAKGDILILTDGDVYIDNKGLESLIRPFKDKKIGAITGRPVSLNSRKQMLGYWSHFLTHAAHKWRMTKTNFPCSGYLYSFRNIISQIPKNVLAEDGLITQIIKSKGYNISYSPKSIVYVKYPDNFKDWMKQKLRSTGGYKQKFIQTTNHKLKTRTFWQEIKDGVILFLFFPKTIKEFLWTFVLFLARIYLWFLIFLKIKIFQPKLAKIWQRVESTK; encoded by the coding sequence ATGATTTCTATTATTATTACAACCTGCAGAGAAGAGGGAACTCTTTTAAAAGCAATTGATGAAATATTGCGTAGCCGATTAGATAAAAATTATAAAATTGAAATTTTAGTTATTGGTCCTGACAAGCAAACAGCTAAAATTGTGACTAAATTATCTCAAAGATATAAATATATTAAATATTTAAAAGACAAAGCAGAAGGTAAACCAGCTGCCCTTAATCTCGCCTTTAAAAAAGCAAAAGGAGATATTTTAATTTTAACTGATGGAGATGTTTATATTGATAATAAAGGGCTTGAATCTCTTATAAGGCCATTTAAAGATAAAAAAATAGGAGCAATTACTGGCAGGCCCGTTAGTCTTAACTCAAGAAAACAAATGCTAGGATATTGGTCTCATTTTTTAACTCATGCGGCTCATAAGTGGAGAATGACAAAAACAAACTTTCCTTGTTCAGGATATTTATATTCATTTAGAAATATAATTAGCCAAATTCCAAAAAATGTTCTAGCAGAAGATGGATTAATAACGCAAATCATCAAATCAAAGGGATATAACATATCATATTCTCCTAAATCAATTGTTTATGTTAAGTATCCTGATAATTTTAAGGACTGGATGAAGCAAAAACTTAGGTCAACAGGAGGATATAAACAAAAATTTATACAAACAACTAATCATAAATTAAAAACTAGAACATTTTGGCAAGAAATAAAAGATGGAGTAATTTTATTCTTATTTTTTCCTAAAACAATTAAAGAATTTCTTTGGACTTTTGTACTTTTTTTGGCTAGAATATATTTATGGTTTTTAATTTTTTTAAAAATAAAAATATTTCAACCAAAACTGGCAAAAATTTGGCAAAGAGTTGAAAGCACTAAATAA